A single Calidifontibacter indicus DNA region contains:
- the cbiE gene encoding precorrin-6y C5,15-methyltransferase (decarboxylating) subunit CbiE, protein MIDVVGVTDAGFADLPQRLQRLVSDAAVVLGGRRQLASLPAVEGQVRRVWPSRLRAELPRLLDELPSDRVVALASGDPTLSGIGSTLIELLGADAVRLHPAVSSVALARARAGWSAESCEVVTVVGRSLHRVRRRLAPGARLIVLCSDGTTPAALADLLVDAGCPDAAMTAWWHLGGTDEGCRTATAGRWDGERTPDLVLCTVALPTDAALDGPAPGRAEDCFEHDGQITKRDLRASAIGHLRPTPGALLWDLGAGSGSVGIEWCLAGRDARCVSVEQHPERAERLRRNSVRLGVDDLLEVVEARSADALDELETPDAIFVGGGLTAELLERAWRRLRGGGRFVAHAVTLDTEQILVAAAGRHGGELTRISVEHARPLGRHLSWTPVRPVVQWSAAKPKETP, encoded by the coding sequence ATGATCGACGTCGTGGGGGTCACCGATGCGGGTTTCGCCGACCTTCCGCAGCGGTTGCAGCGTCTCGTGAGCGACGCCGCCGTCGTGCTCGGCGGACGCCGCCAGCTGGCTTCCCTGCCCGCCGTCGAAGGCCAGGTCAGACGGGTGTGGCCGTCGCGGCTGCGAGCCGAATTGCCTCGTCTCCTCGACGAATTGCCGTCTGATCGAGTGGTCGCGCTGGCCAGCGGAGATCCCACGCTCTCGGGCATCGGCAGCACCCTGATCGAGCTGCTCGGCGCCGATGCGGTGCGGTTGCATCCGGCCGTCTCGTCGGTGGCGTTGGCCCGGGCGCGGGCCGGCTGGTCGGCCGAGTCGTGCGAGGTGGTGACTGTCGTCGGGCGGTCGCTGCACCGGGTGCGGCGGCGCCTCGCGCCGGGCGCCCGCTTGATCGTGCTCTGTTCCGACGGCACCACTCCGGCGGCGCTCGCCGACCTGCTCGTCGACGCCGGTTGTCCCGATGCGGCGATGACCGCGTGGTGGCATCTCGGTGGCACCGACGAGGGGTGCCGGACGGCGACCGCCGGCCGTTGGGACGGCGAACGCACCCCCGATCTGGTGCTGTGCACGGTGGCGCTGCCGACCGACGCCGCCCTCGACGGGCCGGCGCCGGGGCGCGCCGAGGACTGCTTCGAACACGACGGCCAGATCACCAAACGCGACCTGCGGGCCTCGGCCATCGGCCACCTGCGTCCGACGCCCGGCGCGCTGTTGTGGGATCTCGGTGCCGGTTCGGGCAGCGTCGGCATCGAATGGTGCCTCGCCGGCCGCGACGCCCGGTGCGTCAGCGTCGAGCAGCACCCCGAGCGCGCAGAACGGCTGCGCCGCAACAGTGTTCGCCTCGGCGTCGACGACCTGCTGGAGGTGGTGGAGGCCCGGTCGGCCGACGCACTCGACGAGCTCGAGACGCCCGATGCGATCTTCGTCGGCGGCGGTCTCACCGCCGAACTTCTCGAACGAGCCTGGCGGCGGCTGCGCGGAGGGGGCCGCTTCGTGGCCCACGCGGTCACCCTCGACACCGAGCAGATCCTCGTCGCCGCCGCCGGCAGACACGGCGGCGAACTCACCCGCATCAGCGTCGAACACGCTCGCCCGCTCGGCCGCCACCTGTCGTGGACGCCGGTCCGGCCGGTCGTGCAATGGAGCGCCGCCAAGCCCAAGGAGACCCCATGA
- a CDS encoding adenosylcobinamide-GDP ribazoletransferase — protein sequence MSATPSPALAGLRLAVGTLTVVPTGDIGPVDRRTAGWAMTLAPVAALPVALGAAAAAWAGTWLDLPPLAVGLCAVATTSFATRAMHLDGLADTVDGLGGGWTRERALEIMHSGDIGPMGVVALVLTLGLQAALIGSLALLPWGALLVAVAVTAGRASTVLTCLRGIPSARPTGMGATVAGTVAWPVAAAVQSVSVALLTGVATMAGLPWWPGALAGVFAALGVLWLLRVCCRRFGGVSGDVMGASIELATTIALLVLAAGALR from the coding sequence ATGAGCGCGACTCCTTCGCCGGCTCTGGCCGGCCTGCGGCTGGCCGTCGGCACCCTGACCGTGGTGCCGACCGGCGACATCGGCCCGGTCGACCGCCGCACCGCAGGGTGGGCGATGACCCTCGCTCCGGTCGCCGCGCTGCCGGTTGCCCTCGGCGCCGCCGCGGCGGCGTGGGCCGGCACCTGGCTCGACCTGCCGCCACTGGCGGTGGGCCTGTGCGCCGTGGCGACGACCTCGTTCGCCACCCGTGCGATGCACCTCGACGGACTCGCCGACACGGTCGACGGCCTCGGCGGCGGATGGACCCGCGAACGAGCGCTGGAGATCATGCACTCCGGCGACATCGGACCCATGGGCGTCGTCGCGCTCGTGCTCACGCTGGGTCTACAGGCGGCCCTCATCGGCAGTCTCGCGTTGCTGCCGTGGGGCGCTCTGCTCGTCGCCGTTGCAGTCACGGCCGGGCGGGCCTCGACCGTGCTCACCTGCCTACGCGGCATCCCGTCAGCCCGCCCGACCGGCATGGGTGCGACGGTCGCCGGCACGGTGGCGTGGCCGGTCGCCGCGGCGGTGCAGTCGGTCTCCGTGGCGCTGCTCACCGGCGTGGCCACGATGGCCGGTCTGCCCTGGTGGCCGGGAGCGCTGGCGGGGGTGTTCGCGGCGCTCGGCGTGCTGTGGCTGCTGCGGGTGTGTTGCCGCCGGTTCGGCGGAGTGAGCGGCGATGTCATGGGCGCCTCCATCGAGCTGGCCACCACCATCGCGCTGCTCGTGCTGGCAGCGGGCGCACTGCGATGA
- the cobM gene encoding precorrin-4 C(11)-methyltransferase, with the protein MTVHFIGAGPGAADLITLRAANLLAQCAVCLFAGTYLDDEVLSHCPPDAELVDTQHLDLDDIIAVMVRAHAAGNDVARLCSGDPTIYSAVAEQTRRLDAAGVPWQITPGVSAYAATAALVGRELTVPEVAQSVVLTRAQRDSTKMPEGEALANFAATGATLVLHLAIRHVRRLADELVPHYGADCPVVVGSQVSGPHELVLRGTLADIADQVEAHGLRQAAVIIVGRALAAQEFVESHLYSSRRTRPAVG; encoded by the coding sequence ATGACCGTCCACTTCATCGGCGCCGGCCCCGGCGCCGCCGACCTCATCACGCTGCGTGCCGCGAACCTGCTCGCGCAGTGCGCGGTGTGCCTGTTCGCCGGCACCTATCTCGACGACGAGGTGCTCTCGCACTGCCCGCCGGATGCCGAGCTGGTCGACACCCAGCACCTCGACCTCGACGACATCATCGCGGTGATGGTGCGGGCGCATGCCGCGGGCAATGACGTCGCGCGGCTGTGTTCGGGCGACCCCACGATCTACTCGGCCGTCGCCGAGCAGACCCGTCGGCTCGATGCGGCCGGGGTGCCTTGGCAGATCACGCCGGGCGTCTCGGCGTACGCCGCAACCGCCGCGCTGGTCGGCCGCGAACTCACCGTGCCCGAGGTGGCGCAGTCGGTGGTGCTGACTCGGGCCCAACGGGATTCGACGAAGATGCCCGAGGGTGAGGCGCTCGCGAACTTCGCCGCGACCGGTGCCACCCTGGTGCTGCACCTCGCGATCCGACACGTGCGCCGGCTGGCCGACGAACTCGTGCCGCACTACGGCGCCGACTGCCCGGTGGTCGTCGGCTCGCAGGTGAGCGGCCCACACGAACTGGTGCTGCGCGGCACGCTCGCCGACATCGCCGACCAGGTGGAAGCCCACGGGCTGCGGCAGGCCGCCGTCATCATCGTCGGGCGGGCGCTCGCCGCGCAGGAGTTCGTCGAGTCGCACCTCTACTCCAGTCGCCGCACCCGACCCGCCGTCGGGTAG
- the cobO gene encoding cob(I)yrinic acid a,c-diamide adenosyltransferase, whose product MVQGQTPVEGNDGLTTRQRRNRPLVIVHSGAGKGKSTAAFGLALRGWNQGWSIGVFQFVKSAKWRIGEQAALEALDRVHRETGEGGPIEWHKMGSGWSWSRKAGSEDDHAAAAREGWAEIKRRLQQQTHGLYVLDEFTYVLKWGWVDVDDVVRTLNERNGFQHVVITGRDPHPKLLEIADLATEMTKIAHPFDQGQKGQKGIEW is encoded by the coding sequence ATGGTGCAAGGACAGACGCCCGTCGAGGGCAACGACGGCCTCACCACCCGGCAGCGGCGCAACCGTCCGCTGGTGATCGTGCACAGCGGGGCCGGCAAGGGAAAGTCGACGGCGGCCTTCGGGCTCGCGCTGCGCGGCTGGAACCAGGGTTGGTCGATCGGGGTGTTCCAGTTCGTGAAGTCGGCCAAGTGGCGCATCGGCGAGCAGGCCGCGCTCGAAGCGCTCGACCGGGTGCACCGCGAGACCGGCGAGGGCGGGCCGATCGAGTGGCACAAGATGGGCTCGGGTTGGTCGTGGTCGCGCAAGGCCGGCAGCGAGGACGACCACGCCGCCGCGGCCCGCGAGGGCTGGGCCGAGATCAAGCGGCGACTGCAGCAGCAGACCCACGGCCTGTACGTGCTCGACGAGTTCACGTACGTGCTCAAGTGGGGGTGGGTCGACGTCGACGACGTGGTGCGAACTCTCAACGAGCGCAACGGTTTTCAGCACGTCGTCATCACCGGACGCGACCCCCACCCGAAACTTCTCGAGATCGCCGACCTGGCCACCGAGATGACCAAGATCGCGCACCCGTTCGACCAGGGTCAGAAGGGCCAGAAGGGCATCGAATGGTGA
- a CDS encoding VWA domain-containing protein — translation MSQFPFAAIVGADDMALALVLTTVSPEVGGVLVRGEKGTAKSTMVRALAEVLPDVEVVERCRFGCDPRRDERCPDGPHDDAPTRMRPARLVELPVGATEDRVVGSLDLGKALAAGETSFEPGLLAQAHRGLLYVDEVNLLHDHLVDLLLDAAAMGRNTVERDGVSVSHAARVTLVGTMNPEEGELRPQLLDRFGLTVEVRASRDPQHRAEVVRRRLAFDADPTGFAGRFRGEQQVLRKRLHDASARVATVRLGDRALATIARVCAGFDVDGMRADIVTARAARAHAAWCGRDEVTKDDIRVAARLALPHRRRRNPFDAPGLDEELLDRLLDEDPDPDPDGPEPDGPQPDGSGDVSTDESPESGDTGDGGSSGQPADDRSAPPSASGPAGDSSDGPSDHATDDRAGDKSDNAAPTERPSAVGVAAPNSAFRARTFTVRGIGTGSAGRRSAAITSAGRTIGSTRRADGVQRLHLPATITAAAPRQHERGRRDGRLRFATDDVRLRITQGKESNLVLFAVDASGSMGARQRMSEVKTAVMSLLVDAYQRRDRVGVISFAGAGAELVLPPTGSVEAAARCLSDLPHGGRTPLAEGLLRTLATVQVERLRDPHRRPLVVVLTDGRATAGPDALVRAREIATGWPTLGLQTVVVDCESGRFRMGLAVDLAARMGAEHVPLEQVAATEIVDVVRRSTSAGKAA, via the coding sequence TTGTCGCAGTTTCCTTTTGCGGCCATCGTCGGTGCCGACGACATGGCGCTCGCTCTCGTGCTCACCACCGTCTCGCCCGAGGTCGGTGGTGTGCTGGTGCGCGGCGAGAAGGGCACCGCGAAGTCGACCATGGTGCGCGCCCTCGCCGAGGTGCTGCCTGATGTCGAGGTGGTCGAGCGCTGCCGCTTCGGCTGCGACCCGCGCCGCGACGAGCGCTGCCCCGACGGCCCGCATGACGACGCGCCCACCCGGATGCGCCCGGCGCGACTGGTCGAACTCCCGGTCGGCGCGACCGAGGACCGCGTGGTCGGCTCGCTCGATCTGGGCAAGGCGCTCGCGGCCGGTGAGACCAGCTTCGAGCCCGGTCTGCTGGCGCAGGCGCATCGCGGCCTGCTGTATGTCGACGAGGTCAACCTGCTGCACGACCACCTGGTCGACCTCCTCCTCGACGCCGCCGCGATGGGCCGCAACACCGTTGAGCGCGATGGGGTTTCGGTTTCTCACGCCGCCCGCGTGACCCTCGTCGGCACGATGAACCCGGAGGAGGGTGAGCTCCGTCCGCAGCTGCTCGACCGCTTCGGTCTCACCGTCGAGGTGCGCGCCTCCCGCGACCCGCAGCACCGCGCGGAGGTGGTGCGCCGGCGGCTCGCATTCGACGCCGACCCGACCGGCTTCGCCGGCCGCTTCCGCGGTGAGCAGCAGGTGCTGCGCAAGCGACTGCACGACGCGTCGGCCCGGGTCGCCACGGTGCGCTTGGGCGACCGCGCGCTGGCCACGATCGCCCGGGTGTGCGCCGGGTTCGACGTCGACGGTATGCGCGCCGACATCGTCACCGCCCGCGCAGCCCGCGCCCACGCCGCCTGGTGCGGGCGCGACGAGGTGACCAAGGACGACATCCGCGTGGCCGCCCGGCTGGCGCTGCCGCACCGGCGTCGGCGCAACCCCTTCGACGCACCGGGCCTCGACGAGGAACTGCTCGACCGGTTGCTCGACGAAGACCCCGACCCCGACCCGGACGGCCCGGAGCCCGACGGCCCGCAACCGGACGGGTCCGGCGACGTATCCACCGACGAATCTCCCGAGAGCGGAGACACCGGCGACGGTGGCTCGTCCGGGCAGCCCGCCGACGACCGGTCGGCACCGCCCTCCGCGTCCGGCCCTGCCGGCGACAGCTCCGACGGGCCTAGCGACCACGCAACGGACGACCGAGCCGGCGACAAGAGCGACAACGCCGCACCCACCGAACGCCCCAGCGCCGTCGGCGTCGCCGCTCCGAACTCGGCGTTCCGAGCCCGCACGTTCACCGTGCGCGGTATCGGCACCGGGTCGGCCGGACGCCGCAGCGCCGCCATCACGTCGGCGGGTCGCACCATCGGGTCGACCCGCCGCGCCGACGGTGTGCAGCGCCTCCACCTCCCGGCGACGATCACCGCCGCGGCTCCGCGGCAACACGAACGCGGACGCCGCGACGGTCGGCTGCGGTTCGCCACCGACGACGTGCGCCTGCGCATCACCCAGGGCAAGGAGTCGAACCTCGTGCTCTTCGCCGTCGACGCCTCCGGGTCGATGGGTGCGCGACAGCGGATGAGCGAGGTGAAGACCGCGGTGATGAGCCTGTTGGTCGATGCTTATCAGCGTCGCGATCGGGTGGGCGTGATCAGCTTCGCGGGCGCCGGCGCCGAGCTGGTGCTGCCGCCCACCGGGTCGGTCGAGGCGGCGGCGCGCTGCCTCAGCGACCTGCCCCACGGCGGTCGCACCCCGCTCGCGGAAGGGTTGCTGCGCACCCTCGCCACGGTGCAGGTCGAGCGGCTGCGCGACCCGCACCGGCGCCCCCTGGTGGTCGTGCTCACCGACGGCCGCGCGACCGCAGGGCCCGACGCCCTCGTCCGCGCGCGTGAGATCGCGACGGGCTGGCCGACCCTCGGCCTGCAGACCGTGGTCGTCGACTGCGAATCGGGACGCTTCCGGATGGGGCTCGCGGTCGACCTCGCGGCCCGGATGGGCGCCGAACACGTGCCGCTGGAACAGGTCGCCGCAACCGAGATCGTCGATGTGGTGCGCCGGTCGACCAGCGCCGGGAAGGCCGCCTGA
- the cobA gene encoding uroporphyrinogen-III C-methyltransferase yields the protein MTFWKPGDRALLRRPGTDADHAVHRLLEAGFRVDVETQTPGPRLLDLQSRGLVGIVTHPDLDDYAVVLRDDVRRADAPTGSTGPGRVTLVGGGPGPTELLTVAGLAAVREADVVVCDRLAPLGALTGISAEIVHVGKIPRGEFTPQERINRLLVEHAQRGRNVVRLKGGDNFVFGRGGEEWNACRAAGIEVRVVPGVSSALAAPALAGVPVTHRDITQGFAVVSGHVPPDDPRSTVDWDGIARSGLTLVVLMGVATLPAICRRLIAAGLDPHTPAASISDGGLPSQQSVRGTLASIAADAEAAGIRAPAVTVIGATVDALDAACVDRLAATR from the coding sequence ATGACCTTCTGGAAACCGGGTGACCGTGCCCTGTTGCGCCGTCCGGGCACCGATGCCGACCACGCCGTGCACCGTCTGCTCGAGGCCGGCTTCCGGGTCGACGTCGAGACGCAGACACCCGGCCCCCGGCTGCTCGACCTGCAGTCGCGTGGACTCGTCGGGATCGTGACGCACCCGGACCTCGACGACTACGCGGTGGTGCTGCGCGACGACGTCCGCCGCGCCGACGCGCCCACCGGCAGCACCGGGCCCGGACGGGTGACCCTCGTCGGTGGCGGCCCCGGACCCACCGAGCTGCTCACCGTCGCCGGACTCGCCGCCGTGCGGGAAGCCGACGTCGTCGTGTGCGACCGGCTCGCTCCGCTCGGTGCGCTGACCGGCATCAGCGCCGAAATCGTGCACGTCGGCAAGATCCCGCGCGGCGAGTTCACCCCGCAGGAACGGATCAACCGGCTGCTCGTCGAGCACGCCCAACGCGGACGAAACGTGGTGCGGCTCAAGGGCGGTGACAACTTCGTGTTCGGGCGTGGCGGTGAGGAGTGGAACGCCTGCCGTGCGGCCGGCATCGAGGTGCGTGTCGTGCCCGGGGTGAGCAGCGCCCTCGCGGCGCCGGCCCTCGCCGGTGTGCCGGTGACCCACCGCGACATCACCCAGGGTTTCGCCGTGGTCAGTGGGCACGTGCCGCCCGACGACCCGCGTAGCACCGTCGACTGGGACGGCATCGCCCGCAGCGGCCTGACCCTGGTGGTGCTCATGGGCGTGGCGACCCTGCCCGCGATCTGCCGTCGCCTGATCGCTGCGGGGCTCGACCCGCACACCCCTGCCGCGTCGATCAGCGACGGCGGCCTGCCGAGTCAGCAGTCGGTGCGCGGCACGCTCGCCTCGATCGCGGCCGACGCCGAAGCCGCCGGCATCCGCGCTCCCGCCGTCACCGTCATCGGGGCGACAGTGGATGCGCTCGACGCTGCATGCGTCGACCGGCTCGCAGCGACCCGATGA
- the cbiB gene encoding adenosylcobinamide-phosphate synthase CbiB — MSTRPYTRRAAGLLAGYLADRVLGDPRRLHPVAGFGCTAAALEKLTYRPTRVAGAAHVCLLVGAVAFAGRLLPRHTVVVAAATWTVLGGRSLEREALAVHDLLARGDLDGARVRVRNLVGRDTSGLDAGQVARAAVESVAENGSDAVVAPLFWGALAGTPGLLAHRAINTLDAIIGHHTPRYEQFGWAAAKLDDLANWPAARVSVLCTMLVQPHRVPAIVTTVRRDAPAHPSPNAGPVESAYAAALGVRLGGTNSYHGAVEHRGVLGDGRAVAPDDLLRVVRLHRRVCGAALAMSVAASLGVSALRS, encoded by the coding sequence GTGAGCACGCGCCCCTATACGCGACGTGCCGCTGGTCTGCTCGCCGGCTACCTCGCCGACCGCGTGCTCGGCGATCCGCGGCGGTTGCATCCGGTGGCCGGATTCGGCTGCACCGCAGCCGCGTTGGAGAAGCTCACCTACCGACCGACGCGGGTGGCCGGAGCGGCGCACGTGTGCTTGCTGGTCGGTGCCGTGGCGTTCGCCGGACGATTGCTGCCGCGGCACACAGTGGTGGTCGCGGCGGCCACGTGGACGGTGCTCGGCGGACGGTCGTTGGAGCGTGAGGCGCTCGCGGTGCACGACCTCCTGGCCCGCGGCGACCTCGACGGTGCGCGGGTGCGGGTGCGCAACCTGGTCGGTCGCGACACCAGCGGCCTCGACGCGGGCCAGGTGGCGCGCGCCGCGGTGGAGTCGGTGGCCGAAAACGGTTCGGACGCCGTCGTCGCGCCGCTGTTCTGGGGTGCGTTGGCCGGCACGCCGGGGTTGCTTGCCCATCGCGCGATCAACACGCTCGACGCGATCATCGGCCATCACACGCCCCGATACGAGCAGTTCGGTTGGGCCGCAGCCAAACTCGACGACCTGGCCAACTGGCCGGCGGCACGGGTGAGCGTGCTGTGCACCATGCTGGTGCAGCCCCACCGCGTCCCCGCGATCGTCACGACCGTGCGGCGCGACGCGCCCGCCCACCCCAGCCCGAACGCCGGCCCGGTGGAGTCGGCGTACGCTGCCGCCCTCGGGGTGCGACTTGGCGGCACGAACAGTTATCACGGCGCGGTCGAGCACCGCGGGGTGCTCGGCGACGGACGGGCCGTCGCGCCCGATGATCTGCTGCGCGTCGTCCGGCTGCACCGCCGAGTGTGCGGCGCAGCCCTTGCGATGAGCGTCGCCGCGTCGCTCGGCGTCTCAGCGCTGCGAAGCTGA
- a CDS encoding bifunctional adenosylcobinamide kinase/adenosylcobinamide-phosphate guanylyltransferase, whose product MKTLVTGGVRSGKSAAAEAAMSAAAPDGAVVYVATGPTTDDPDWADRIAEHRARRPTDWTVLETTDLAAVLADRTEALLVDCLGTWLTARLDALAVWDAPSAEWAGALDTEFDAVVDALAARREPAVLVTNEVGLGLVAPHRSGRIFADSLGRLNQRVAAVCDRVVLVVAGQSLVIK is encoded by the coding sequence ATGAAGACCCTCGTCACCGGCGGGGTGCGCTCGGGCAAGAGCGCCGCGGCCGAGGCGGCCATGTCGGCTGCGGCGCCCGACGGCGCCGTCGTCTACGTGGCCACCGGACCCACCACCGACGACCCCGACTGGGCCGATCGCATCGCCGAGCACCGCGCGCGGCGCCCCACGGACTGGACCGTGCTCGAGACCACCGACCTGGCCGCCGTGCTTGCCGACCGCACCGAGGCGTTGCTCGTCGACTGCCTCGGCACCTGGCTCACCGCCCGCCTCGACGCGCTCGCGGTGTGGGACGCGCCGTCCGCCGAGTGGGCGGGGGCGCTCGACACCGAGTTCGACGCGGTGGTCGATGCGCTCGCCGCCCGCCGCGAACCAGCGGTGCTCGTGACCAACGAGGTGGGGCTGGGGTTGGTGGCGCCGCATCGGTCGGGGCGCATCTTCGCCGACAGCCTGGGCCGGCTCAATCAACGAGTGGCAGCCGTGTGCGACCGCGTGGTGTTGGTGGTCGCCGGTCAGTCGCTGGTGATCAAGTGA
- a CDS encoding cobyrinate a,c-diamide synthase, translating to MVTQPRLVVAAAASGQGKTTVSVGLMGALRAHGHAVAPAKCGPDYIDPGYHELATGRPSRNLDPWLTSPELVAPLFLRGCLHPTPADVAVIEGVMGLFDGRLGADGFASTAHVAALTDSPVLLVVDISSAARTVGALVRGLATHDPAVRVAGVVLNKAGSDRHAAEVRRAVEQQGYPVLGVLPRDAGISAPSRHLGLVPASERHDAQASLDRLAEQTAQHIDIDAVFEIACTATQLDAEPWAPPVVDRPARRVAVAGGRAFTFHYAETAEMLAAAGCEPVRFDPAADRELPSGTAGLYLGGGFPEAHLGALATNTRLLAQVRDAVSSGLPTVAECAGLLYLCESLDGRPMAGVLPARAAMQPRLTLGYRDATLTVDSLLGPAGTTVRGHEFHRTRTDPGHGTAAAWHFPSGPEGFALDPARTGRATVHASYLHTHWAGAPQLAAAFADAVHEFTPVADARPVLDTWSVDPRPVADAREQPAVSDAHHGDDDIRDRPDLVDLAVNVRLPAPPAWLARELADGIAGLGAYPDATAARDAIARRHGVDPSMVLPTAGGAEAFTLIARAIEGRTPLIVEPQFTEPAQALAATGRTADRLVLRADHGFVLDPAALDPAADLVFVGNPTNPTGVLHPRATLHALRRPGRVLVIDEAFADAVLGETESCIGPEMDSVLVVRSLTKTWGVAGLRAGYVIGDPRLVELLRRQQPHWSVSSPALTVMLATTSDRALRESAQATRDLASAREHLVGALERRGLRPVPGVAPFVLVEVGDGVREALRHSGFAVRRCDTFAGLSDRWIRIAVRDPHTIDTFLRALDEALAITRSAAAAQPEEVPA from the coding sequence ATGGTGACCCAGCCGCGGCTGGTGGTGGCCGCCGCGGCGTCAGGCCAGGGCAAGACGACCGTGTCGGTCGGCCTCATGGGCGCATTGCGGGCGCACGGCCACGCCGTCGCCCCCGCCAAGTGCGGCCCCGACTACATCGACCCCGGCTACCACGAACTCGCCACCGGTCGGCCGAGCCGCAACCTCGACCCGTGGCTCACCTCGCCCGAGCTCGTCGCGCCGCTGTTCCTGCGCGGGTGCCTGCACCCGACACCCGCCGACGTCGCGGTGATCGAGGGCGTCATGGGGCTGTTCGACGGACGGCTCGGAGCCGACGGGTTCGCCTCCACCGCCCACGTCGCGGCGCTCACCGACTCGCCCGTGCTGCTCGTCGTCGACATCTCCTCGGCCGCGCGCACGGTCGGCGCGCTGGTGCGCGGCCTCGCGACCCACGACCCGGCGGTGCGGGTGGCGGGCGTGGTGCTCAACAAGGCCGGCAGCGACCGACACGCCGCCGAGGTGCGCCGCGCCGTCGAGCAGCAGGGATATCCGGTGCTCGGGGTGCTCCCCCGCGATGCCGGTATCAGTGCACCGTCGCGCCACCTCGGGCTGGTGCCGGCGTCGGAGCGGCACGACGCACAGGCCTCGCTCGACCGCCTCGCCGAGCAGACCGCACAGCACATCGACATCGACGCGGTCTTCGAGATCGCTTGCACCGCAACGCAGTTGGACGCCGAACCGTGGGCTCCACCGGTCGTCGACCGGCCCGCCCGACGAGTGGCCGTCGCGGGTGGACGGGCGTTCACCTTCCACTACGCCGAGACCGCCGAGATGTTGGCGGCCGCCGGCTGCGAACCGGTGCGCTTCGACCCCGCCGCCGACCGCGAGCTGCCGTCCGGCACCGCCGGGCTCTACCTCGGCGGCGGGTTTCCCGAGGCGCACCTCGGCGCGCTCGCCACCAACACCCGGTTGCTGGCCCAAGTGCGCGACGCAGTGTCGTCGGGTCTGCCGACGGTGGCCGAATGCGCCGGTCTGCTCTACCTGTGCGAGTCGCTCGACGGCCGGCCGATGGCCGGGGTGCTGCCCGCGCGCGCCGCCATGCAGCCGCGCCTCACCCTCGGCTACCGCGACGCCACACTCACCGTCGACAGCCTGCTCGGACCGGCCGGCACCACCGTGCGCGGTCACGAGTTCCACCGCACCCGCACCGACCCCGGTCACGGCACCGCGGCGGCCTGGCACTTCCCCAGCGGTCCCGAAGGTTTCGCCCTCGACCCCGCCCGCACCGGTCGCGCCACCGTGCACGCCTCCTACCTGCACACGCACTGGGCTGGAGCGCCGCAGCTCGCGGCGGCGTTCGCGGATGCGGTGCACGAGTTCACGCCGGTCGCCGATGCTCGGCCGGTGCTCGACACCTGGTCCGTCGACCCGCGTCCGGTGGCCGATGCGCGCGAGCAGCCGGCCGTCAGCGACGCACACCACGGCGACGACGACATCCGCGACCGTCCCGACCTCGTCGACCTCGCGGTCAACGTGCGCCTGCCCGCGCCGCCCGCCTGGTTGGCCCGCGAACTCGCCGACGGCATCGCCGGGCTCGGCGCCTACCCCGACGCGACGGCGGCCCGCGACGCGATCGCCCGCCGACACGGGGTCGATCCGTCGATGGTGCTGCCGACCGCCGGCGGCGCCGAGGCGTTCACCCTCATCGCCCGCGCGATCGAGGGCCGCACTCCACTGATCGTCGAACCGCAGTTCACCGAGCCCGCCCAGGCGCTCGCGGCCACCGGGCGCACCGCCGACCGGCTCGTGCTGCGCGCCGACCACGGGTTCGTGCTCGACCCGGCCGCCCTCGACCCCGCAGCAGACCTGGTGTTCGTGGGCAACCCGACCAACCCCACCGGCGTGCTCCACCCACGCGCCACCCTGCACGCGCTGCGCCGCCCCGGACGCGTGCTGGTGATCGACGAGGCGTTCGCCGACGCCGTGCTCGGCGAGACCGAGTCATGCATCGGCCCCGAGATGGATTCGGTGCTCGTGGTGCGCTCGCTCACCAAGACCTGGGGCGTGGCCGGACTGCGGGCCGGCTACGTGATCGGCGACCCGCGACTCGTCGAGCTGCTGCGCCGCCAGCAGCCGCACTGGTCGGTGTCGTCGCCAGCGCTCACCGTGATGCTCGCGACGACGTCCGACCGTGCGCTGCGCGAGTCGGCGCAGGCCACCCGTGACCTCGCCTCCGCCCGTGAGCACCTCGTCGGCGCGCTGGAGCGCCGCGGGCTGCGTCCGGTGCCCGGGGTGGCACCCTTCGTGCTCGTCGAAGTGGGCGACGGAGTGCGGGAAGCGTTGCGTCACAGCGGTTTCGCAGTGCGGCGTTGCGATACCTTCGCCGGCTTGTCGGATCGGTGGATTCGCATCGCGGTGCGCGACCCGCACACCATCGACACCTTCCTGAGAGCGCTCGACGAGGCCCTTGCCATCACCCGTAGCGCCGCTGCAGCCCAACCCGAAGAGGTGCCCGCATGA